The Dermacentor silvarum isolate Dsil-2018 chromosome 3, BIME_Dsil_1.4, whole genome shotgun sequence region agtttgactttcggcaatgcggtcctgtgcatgagatcagaggttcgagcaagcttggaagttaagcagcgaggggtaggtagactggctctgggagcacacggaaatacaccaaatcagggggtacagggtgacatgggatggacgtcattcgagggcagggaagccagcagcaagatagaatttgaggagcgattgagagaaatggcagaaaagcggtgggcaaggagagttttcagttatttgtacatgaggaatgttgatacaaaatggaggaagctgaccagaaaactgacaatcaaatatttggactgcagtaggggtgcaaaccaggaaacagcggttaagaaaaaggttaaggaaacagagaggggtctgtggaaaacagggatgcagacgaaatcagcactgggaacataccgaactttcaagcaagaaattgccaaagaaaatatctacgataattctaggggaagctctttgttgtttgaagccaggacgggagtattgcggactaagatgtaccgagccaagtaccaaggtatagacacgttgtgctgtgcgtgtggagaagaagaggagacggctgaacacctcatacttttctgtaaagggcttaaccctacagtgcaaggcaacggggctgattttttcaaagcattggggtttagggacagtgaaggcaaaatagactttaagcgggtagaaataaccaaacagaggttatctgattggtgccAGCACCAAGGCGCCGGATCTTAGcgtccccgcgttgcggcgtcggtgggcgctacgcacagtttgcttttgcaagCTTGGGGAGTAGTAATTGCTGTACAATAGACGGACAATTCGCCATCTATCACGAAAATACGTCCAACAAAtcgactatcaagtagatggaggccattcaagtgcaatgattAACCGTGTAAACGAGCatgaaaaaagtggtcgcagtttcacctgaaaggcgaagcatcaattgcgatagcaaatttgtagagagctatacggagtaaatgatagtagctttatcagctgtataaacttggacatgcagcagcaccggcaacacgcagaactaatgtcgacgccgtcggcgttttgcccgcgttcgcacaaaatgcgtgcggcattgctgactggtgccggtgcctgatataaataggcacttggtgccgcagctaaaagtcacctcccttcccccccaccgcctttagcgcgtcggaagaaggcgcgtttgctctacatatatggtgattgtaaaggaggaaacagacgcctacttctgcagcccttaaggaagcacggcgcagaacgcgcgtttgttttccaccgtgggttcactcctcgtgaaagagcgcgtccctcgcgccctttcactcgcacatacagcgttcggcggcgcgcggcgacgatttcatctccattgacgtcatacggaacctcacggcaacggcgacgacgacgccgacggcagaaatctgctttggagtgtccatataattgctatcgcaataaaatgtttttgaGGCCTTTCACACACAAGGACCACTGTGAaattgccatcatgcaagtttttctaCGTTTAAATGTGTGACATAGCTGAGAATAACATGCATCTTCCAAATTCTTCGTATTCTTCTccacaaccactaagccctggtgtcctatacatatatatagaacATGGCGCTTAGGCAGTAGTAAATCAATACCAAACGTTAAAAAAACGCACGTTAAAAATTCAGGGTTGAAAGGGTTAACAAAGATAAAACAAGTGTGATATGTGATCACAAACACCTACTTTGGCTTGTAGCCAAgctagaaataaacaaaaaagggcgtatagcttagtggttatgacgctcgccttcggaccgtgggcatccgggttcgaatcccacctcgatCGCCATGAAATTTTGCTGTGTTTTAACCATTtctcttgctctctttctttctctctctgcacatCCTCTTCTCATTTCACACTTTCTGCACTTTGCTCggaactgcgaacaccatcgctccgtaggaaTCAACCTTGACCttacacagctccgctgttaagaacttgtgttacaatcgagtaaatgcggtaggTGCCACCTATCAGCGacaattctcagcattcgcaggCACCGGCACACCACGCATATCGTCTCAGAGGCAACACACGGACCTCTCGGCAGTGCCACCAGATGACGCTGcatgtccagaaaaaaaaaaaaaaaaagctaacgtagcttgcactggaggcgcaatgctaaagagacagcggagctggtgggcaCCTAGCTATCCTGGATTTTGGGCCATGCTATAGCGctagcgctaccaagtcatctccagcattttccggaattgattattgatcaattaacGATTGGCTCTCGCAAggtgttggccacgtattttgctaagctatgcactaccaagtcatccactGCCATTTTctggtatttattgataattttatcgattagctattgattgactatcgatgactaagcttaagtagtcccaaccatgcttagctagactgccgggttcagcttcgctagttcacaggggtatgtgccattggttTCGAACAAGACATTTTGGGTTTACCAACCATGCTCACTTACATGGCGTTTGGAGCCTATGACCTAATAAAGTCTGGGACATTAGGGGACTTACTTTTATTTTGCAGCATCAGAACAAGTTTTCACAGTTTTGTTtgcaatttagaaaaaaaaaaattaaccaatCTTTTTGCAGTCTCCCTCTTATTTCAGATTACAAAAACAACAACCTAATTTGACAGATGTCTTCTTACAGCTCAAGCATTCCAAGACATGACACACACATTCTGGAGGCGTTTTTTATCGTACAAATCTTCAATATACAAAATATACTGCTTCCACAGTGCAATGTGGTAAACACCATACACCTGCAATATTCACATGCATTGATCCCAAAAAGCTGCTGCTCAATTTCTGAGAATGCTAATAGTGCAACAATatattttcttgttttccttATGCTGAGACACCTAAGGTTCCCTTGTGGCTACTGTGTAAAACCACACCAGTAAGTCCGTCTTCTGACacttgcagtatatatatatatatatagacagacaAACGCACACATAATCCGATGTGGGCTTGTGAAGCTACTTTGTTCAAAGCGTACAGCTTGGGTCCTCCATGACTCATAAGATTAGTGACTGCTTGTTCACCTGATAGTCGAGAGATGCATCACCTTAAGCAAATTTCGCAATCAAATATATGTCGGAGCGCGACACCAGGGGCAAAACAAATTTTCACATATGGAGAAGGGTTACATCACATACTTATGAAAGTTTACACTTTAAATTAAAAAGTGGACACAATTCAAAGCACATATGCCATTATGGGTACATCCAATTGCTTTCCTGAACATGTTCAATGAAACCCACATATTGCAGCGTCAAATTGGAACTGCTGCTCAAGTTCACTGATTTATTTTAAAACTGCACCAACATGTTGACAGCAGCTAAGCTATATAGTCTTAAAGAGTACAACAGAAAGTGCTTAACAAAAGAGGAACAGAATTTTGCTGGCCTGTGGTACAGTAAACTTGTACTAGCTGGAACACTAATGAATTTACCACATTTAAATGTTGAATAAATAACAAGCATTCAAGAACCAGTATGAGACATTTGTTACTTCAACACAGAATGATGTAACAAAGGCAGCAAAGGTTAACTTTACATTATACTTTCTTTGCGCACCAGCACAATAGGACAAACATCGACAATGCCTGCTAACTGGTCGTACACAATGCGAAAGTCACCATCATAGAATCGGACATAAGTATTCTTGAAGTCAATAGGTTCCACTGGTTTCCCGTAGTAAGAAAATCCTTCACGACTACTAAGTTCGGAGGCATTAGAGGCCTCGTCATCCTCAGATTCACTAGACACTAATTTAATGCGCCGCCATTTGCGTTTTACCTTGGAATCGTTTTCACTTTCACAACTGCTCTGTTCAAAGTCAGCATCGTCAGTGTCGTCGCTACTAGGCACCTTACAAGCCTCCTCCCAATCTAAAACAGAGTCACCAGGCTGGGCATTTTCCGTAGTGCCCATGTCTTTGTACTTCTGGACTACATCATCATTTGTGATGTCTTCTAGCTTCTCCATGTGCAGCTTCCTAATGGCAAACGGCAGTCCACAATGAACAGTTTTTTGGTGTGTTATAAGAGGCTTCAACAATCTGTAACTCTTGAAGCAATGGCCACAAAAGAAGGTTGGTATGCACTCGTTCCTGGGTTGTCGAGCTTTTCCTGCATTTTCCTGTGATGGGCCTTTCCTGTGGTGGGCAAAGGCAGTGAGAGGCGACTTCCTGGCTTCCATTTGCGGAACACTTGATCCACTGGCACATGGAGACTCAGCGGCACTTCCGTTGCTTTCAGGCCTTGTTTCATCTGTCTGTCTACACTCACCAGGACGTTTCTGTTGACCAGCTACGCTGAAGTAGCTTGAATGACCCTTCTCTTTCTTTTGCTGACTAGAGGTAGCATGAATTTCCCCCAAAGGAATTGGCTGCTGAAGTCTGAATTCTAAATCCTGTTTAGACCTCTCTGACGATGACAGCAGAGCTTTTTTGTGAGTGCGGGAATAATGCAAAGCTGTTGACAGCGAAGAAATGTGACGCTTGTTAGGATCAATGCTTGTTGCAGCCGTTGACGCTGTCATCCTGAAGCGACGTTTGGAGGGCTTCATGGCAACTGTGCTTTTTGCTGGACTTCCGGCAGTCTTATGTTCTGCATCCTTGCTTTTTGCCAATTTGTTCTCCACTCCACCTTGCCCTTCATTATTGCAGTCTGACTGCAATTCTGAAGTCACGTCTTTCAGCTTATTTCTTTCAAAGCTCTTCACTGAAAGCTGCAATTCCGAGTGGCAGCGGCTGTGGTGCATCATCATCTGCTTCCACAGTTTGTAGCCCTTCTTGCAATGACCGCAGAAGAACTTGATGCCATGACCTAGTGACATGTGTCGAAAATAGTCTAATGGCTCCATTTCAGTCTGGCAACAGAGGCTGCAGGTATAAACAATGCCACTTTCTAGAAGGTGCTCATCTTTTTTTTCAGTAGACTCTTCAAGAGAATATGGGTGTACTATGCCACTTCCAGTGTTCGGGAAAGTTTCTTCATGATCAGCCACTGTGACATCCTCTTGGGGCAAATCAAAGTGCTGGTGTGCTTGTATTACATGGTCATCAACACTTTGCTGGCTCTCACCAAGGAAGACACAGTTCTTGTAGCAGCAACGAAGAAAGGCCGTGTGCAAGTCCACAAAGTGTGCAAACAAATCATCTACCGAGGCACTTCTGAGCTGCACGCACTTCGGACAGTCAAAACCACATTCCTGCCCATGTTTCTCAGTCAGGTGTTGAAAAAACATGGCAACATCTTTGAAGATAGCACCGCATTTGCATTTGGTTTCTGATGTAGCGAATACAGATGTAAGCACGTCCTTCCCTGAGTTGCCACATTTTACTGGCAAATCATTTTTAACTGCTAATTTGACATCAACATCAGTGTCGGGACTGGGTTTTTTGTCTTGAGCACTTTTTTGCCATTTATCTTTGAGACTATTATGTGGTGAAAGGCTGCTGAAACTGGCAGGAATGCCATCACTTATGTTTGACCTTTCTAAGTCTTTCAGTGTTCTGAAGGATGGTGGCAGCTCCTTTCCACGGCAGAAAATCTTGAAAGGCTTAGCCGGATGGCACATGGTCACATGGACAATCACATCCCAATCGAATTGGCTCCCAAAGTCACAATAGAGGCAGTGAAATGCATGTATGTTGTGCTTTTCTGTATAATGGTCAATGAGAGCATTTGGACTGTCCATTTGTACAGAACAAATGTGACAAGGAACAGAAAAAAACCCCGAATGAACGACTGCAAGATGTTCAAAAAAGCGTTCCGTGCAGTGGCTCTTGAAGCTGCAATCCTTGCACATGTAACCACCAATATGGTCTTTTTCATGGCCAACAAGTTTAGGGTTGAGTGGTGCCTTCTCCCTGCACATGTACCAGAACACAGCTTTAGATCTGTGCACCATTATGCCGTGGACTCGCATGTGAGTCACTGTCTGTGACCTGTAAAAGCACAATGCACACTGGAATCTGCAAGAACCATGTTCTGTTACCATGTGCTCAACCAGGTGCTGCTCATTCACAGCAACCTCATTGCAGTAGGTGCAGTGTGCAGGGTCCACATGAGCACGCAAATGATCCTTGAAGTTGTCTTCTTTATCAGTGCAAAAGTCACAAGAGCTTTCCATGCATTTGAAGAACTGTACAACATTTTGAGGGTCCAGTTGGCTAGCAAATGCGCTGTAGCTCTTGCTGAGTTGAGACGTTGTCAAAAGGTTGAGCATAAGAAGCTTGTTCTGCAGTGATTGCACATTCTCCAATGAGCTCATCGTGGCTGGGGGTTGCTGGTCACTGGCACCTTCATTAGGAGAAAAGGGAGGGAAAAGTGAACAGCTGTAACAAGTTTACAAGTTACAAGTCAATGTTACTAGAGAATCACACCAGAGACTGTTTCAAGTTTTTGCACTGCATATCTTTAGCCTAAAATGCAAAATATAAAGGAAGCAGAAACAAAATGTACTTTGCTTAGAACAAAAAAGCCTTACTGTCTGTAGCGACAGACCCCACTAAATACAGCATAGCTACAGACCTTTAAGacaatttgtttgtttgtttatttgatacccacagcgccataaggcattacagtggggggaatACTACATGATTACGAGACAGAACACAAGCTCAATTTGCAGTAAGTACAGTACAGCCTAACCAGCTAGTAGGAAGTACACTCAATACACAACGTAACGAAGATTGACAAAAATGTACGAAAAATTCCAGCGGGTAACATACAGTAAGACGAAAACAAATACAATATGTATACCGCACAAAAAACACCCGTCATCAATTTCTTTTTCCCCCAATTAGACCTCCAGTTTTACAACTTTTTCCCTTTTTTCATGCTCAAAATTACTATACAATGTTGACCACAAGGTCGTCTATCCACAAGTTTTCTTGCAGAAATAGCTAACTATGTCTAAAATTTATAACATTGGAGCACCTTCTGTCTGCATTACCACCAATAAGAACAATCACGTATAGGCAGATAGAAAAGTTAATGTTCCACTAACAAAACAACGAGCAGCAGGTACAAATCTCACCAGCAGTCTCCCTTGTCTATGCAACGTAATGATCCAAGCACAGGCGGTTGTACCTGTGGTTGGCCTACCTAGACCACTGATTCGTACAGGCAGAGTGCCAATGACTGCAGAACTGGCTGCTTCCTTTGTGACCACAATGACCACAAACACCTTTGGAATGCACAGGGCTGGCAGCCAATGCACGCCTTAGGAGATGTAGAAAAGAAGAGGAATGATCTTCAAAGATACAACCTAGCTGAGACACAATCTTGTGCCATTGGCAAGTGGCACTGGCTCATGAAGCCTCTTATATGTCGCATTCACTTGCGAGATGTGTAATGATGTAAAATTTTACTTGCAGTAGCAAGTTAGTATTTGCACTTGTTCTAATCATCTTGTCTGAAGTTTCTCATGCACTATGGCTAATCATGCAAAAGCCATCATTTGCTGAGCACATTAGATGATGCCACAACACTGTGCCACTGCAAACACAGAGGCTTCATCAAGGAGCATGGCACCTGCACCTTGCATGCCCAAGTTTGTTGACATACATCTGATCCATTGATTGATAAGCAAGTGTGTATGGCAGCAGCATATTGTGCAAAAGAGACCTGATGCTGCTATCACGAATGCCTTCAGTAGCAGTATTATATGCCATTATTTTTCAAAGATGTTAGCAAAGGGGCAGTGCACAGTTTTAAAATACAAGGGGACTGTAGGAACAAGCGAAGTATTTTGTATTAACTCATAAAACCTGTagaggttttctttcttttttttacaaggaGGGCTGccttatatgtatatatatatataatgagaagAGGTTCATTGGCgttgtccttcaaggacgctaccaGTTCAAGGAGCGGGCCGAGCACTGGCGATGCCACTGGATGGAGGCACGtcttcctcacaatcacccctgcagaaagagccatcctggcgacctaagagggtggagggtcatggtagggcttgagatgCGCCAcatggacgaggtcacgtccacgccggcgcatgttgtcagatggagaaagtggctcgatgagaaaattcaccggggacatTCGCTACAAGACGCAGTGAGGCCCTTCCATACTTTGGGACGAGTTTCTAGGAAAGCCCAGGTGTTTggtggcaaggaacagccagccatacaagaaaACCTGGAGCATACGTGGGATTTGGAAGTGAGTCGGCGCGACCTTCCTTCTAGCGCTGTTGCTCTTGTGATGTAAAGGTGTGCGTGAGCTGGCAGCACTCTTCGGCTTTTCGGGCAGCTTCGTatacaggtgggcactcggaagcgtcaggacggtatggaaggtgtgtgtcgatggtatgcaaaggctcccgtccatataggaggaagaaaagTGAAAATCCtgtagtagcttgtatcgcggtgtttTATGTGAGCGTTACAAAAGTAAGTACACGGTCCCAGTTCctatgatcagatgccacgtgcatcgcgagcatatcaccaagagtgcggttaaaccgttctGTGAGCCCGTTAGTTAGCGGATGACATGCCGCGCTtgttcgatgaataatgtggcattccgaaagcagagcttcgacgacttcggagaggaaggcaTGACCTCTATCACcgaggagttctcgaggtgcgccatgtcgaaggatgaagcgatggaggacgaaagaggctatatcccgcgctgtag contains the following coding sequences:
- the LOC119446449 gene encoding uncharacterized protein LOC119446449, giving the protein MSYGASDQQPPATMSSLENVQSLQNKLLMLNLLTTSQLSKSYSAFASQLDPQNVVQFFKCMESSCDFCTDKEDNFKDHLRAHVDPAHCTYCNEVAVNEQHLVEHMVTEHGSCRFQCALCFYRSQTVTHMRVHGIMVHRSKAVFWYMCREKAPLNPKLVGHEKDHIGGYMCKDCSFKSHCTERFFEHLAVVHSGFFSVPCHICSVQMDSPNALIDHYTEKHNIHAFHCLYCDFGSQFDWDVIVHVTMCHPAKPFKIFCRGKELPPSFRTLKDLERSNISDGIPASFSSLSPHNSLKDKWQKSAQDKKPSPDTDVDVKLAVKNDLPVKCGNSGKDVLTSVFATSETKCKCGAIFKDVAMFFQHLTEKHGQECGFDCPKCVQLRSASVDDLFAHFVDLHTAFLRCCYKNCVFLGESQQSVDDHVIQAHQHFDLPQEDVTVADHEETFPNTGSGIVHPYSLEESTEKKDEHLLESGIVYTCSLCCQTEMEPLDYFRHMSLGHGIKFFCGHCKKGYKLWKQMMMHHSRCHSELQLSVKSFERNKLKDVTSELQSDCNNEGQGGVENKLAKSKDAEHKTAGSPAKSTVAMKPSKRRFRMTASTAATSIDPNKRHISSLSTALHYSRTHKKALLSSSERSKQDLEFRLQQPIPLGEIHATSSQQKKEKGHSSYFSVAGQQKRPGECRQTDETRPESNGSAAESPCASGSSVPQMEARKSPLTAFAHHRKGPSQENAGKARQPRNECIPTFFCGHCFKSYRLLKPLITHQKTVHCGLPFAIRKLHMEKLEDITNDDVVQKYKDMGTTENAQPGDSVLDWEEACKVPSSDDTDDADFEQSSCESENDSKVKRKWRRIKLVSSESEDDEASNASELSSREGFSYYGKPVEPIDFKNTYVRFYDGDFRIVYDQLAGIVDVCPIVLVRKESIM